A genomic window from Streptomyces sp. NBC_01429 includes:
- the radA gene encoding DNA repair protein RadA gives MAARTKSAKDRPSYRCTECGWTTAKWLGRCPECQAWGTVEEYGAPAVRTTAAGRVSTAALPIGEVDVRTATARSTGVPELDRVLGGGLVPGAVVLLAGEPGVGKSTLLLDVAAKAAGPEHRTLYVTGEESASQVRLRADRIKALHDDLYLAAETDLSAVLGHLDAVKPSLLILDSVQTVASPEIDGAPGGMAQVREVAGALIRASKERGMATLLVGHVTKDGAIAGPRLLEHLVDVVLSFEGDRHARLRLVRGIKNRYGATDEVGCFELHDEGITGLTDPSGLFLTRRDAPVPGTCLTVTLEGKRPLVVEVQALTVDSQIPSPRRTTSGLETSRVSMMLAVLEQRGRISSLGKRDIYSATVGGVKLTEPAADLAVALALASAASDTPLPKNLVAIGEVGLAGEVRRVTGVQRRLAEAHRLGFTQALVPTDPGKIPAGMKVTEVADMGDALRALPRRGRADAPRDDNARR, from the coding sequence ATGGCTGCCCGTACGAAATCCGCGAAGGACCGGCCGTCCTACCGCTGCACCGAGTGCGGATGGACGACCGCCAAGTGGCTCGGCCGCTGCCCCGAATGCCAGGCGTGGGGGACGGTGGAGGAGTACGGCGCGCCCGCGGTGCGGACCACGGCGGCGGGCCGGGTCTCGACCGCCGCGCTCCCGATCGGCGAGGTCGACGTCCGTACGGCCACGGCGCGCTCCACCGGGGTGCCCGAGCTGGACCGGGTGCTGGGCGGCGGTCTGGTGCCCGGCGCCGTGGTGCTGCTGGCGGGCGAGCCGGGCGTCGGCAAGTCCACGCTGCTGCTCGACGTCGCGGCGAAGGCGGCCGGCCCCGAGCACCGCACGCTTTATGTGACGGGCGAGGAGTCCGCGAGTCAGGTGCGGCTGCGCGCCGACCGGATCAAGGCGCTCCACGACGATCTGTATCTCGCCGCCGAGACGGACCTCTCCGCCGTCCTCGGCCATCTCGACGCGGTCAAGCCGTCGCTGCTGATCCTGGACTCCGTACAGACCGTGGCCTCGCCCGAGATCGACGGCGCTCCCGGCGGGATGGCGCAGGTGCGCGAGGTCGCGGGCGCGCTCATCCGGGCCTCGAAGGAGCGCGGGATGGCCACCCTGCTGGTGGGCCATGTCACCAAGGACGGCGCGATCGCCGGTCCGCGGCTGCTGGAGCACCTCGTGGACGTCGTGCTGTCCTTCGAGGGCGACCGGCACGCCCGGCTGCGCCTCGTCCGCGGCATCAAGAACCGGTACGGGGCGACCGACGAGGTCGGCTGCTTCGAGCTGCACGACGAGGGGATCACCGGGCTGACCGACCCGTCGGGGCTGTTCCTGACCCGCCGCGACGCGCCGGTTCCCGGTACGTGTCTGACCGTCACCCTGGAGGGCAAGCGCCCGCTCGTGGTGGAGGTGCAGGCGCTGACGGTCGACTCGCAGATCCCCTCGCCCCGGCGCACCACCTCCGGTCTGGAGACCTCGCGGGTCTCGATGATGCTGGCGGTGCTGGAGCAGCGCGGCCGGATCAGCTCGCTCGGCAAGCGGGACATCTACAGCGCGACGGTCGGCGGGGTGAAGCTGACCGAGCCGGCCGCCGATCTCGCGGTGGCGCTCGCGCTGGCCTCGGCGGCGAGCGACACCCCGCTGCCGAAGAACCTGGTCGCGATCGGTGAGGTGGGGCTCGCGGGGGAGGTCAGACGGGTCACTGGAGTGCAGCGCAGGCTCGCCGAGGCACACCGTCTGGGCTTCACCCAGGCGCTTGTTCCGACCGACCCGGGGAAGATCCCCGCCGGTATGAAGGTCACGGAAGTCGCTGATATGGGTGATGCTCTGAGAGCGTTGCCGCGCCGGGGTCGTGCGGACGCCCCACGGGACGACAACGCTCGCCGGTAG